From Acinonyx jubatus isolate Ajub_Pintada_27869175 chromosome F2, VMU_Ajub_asm_v1.0, whole genome shotgun sequence, the proteins below share one genomic window:
- the PLAG1 gene encoding zinc finger protein PLAG1 isoform X1, giving the protein MATVIPGDLSEVRDTQKVPSGKRKRGETKPRKNFPCQLCDKAFNSVEKLKVHSYSHTGERPYKCIQQDCTKAFVSKYKLQRHMATHSPEKTHKCNYCEKMFHRKDHLKNHLHTHDPNKETFKCEECGKNYNTKLGFKRHLALHAATSGDLTCKVCLQTFESTGVLLEHLKSHAGKSSGGVKEKKHQCEHCDRRFYTRKDVRRHMVVHTGRKDFLCQYCAQRFGRKDHLTRHMKKSHNQELLKVKTEPVDFLDPFTCNVSVPIKDELLPVMSLPSSELLSKPFTNTLQLNLYNTPFQSMQSSGPAHQMITTLPLGMTCPIDMDAVHPSHHLSFKYPFGSTSYAISIPEKEQPLKGEIESYVMELQGGVPASSQESQASSSKLGLDPQIGSLDDGAGDLSLSKSSISISDPLNTPALDFSQLFNFIPLNGPPYNPLSVGSLGMSYSQEEAHSSVSQLPPQTPDLQDPANTIGLGSLHSLSAAFTSSFSTSTTLPRFHQAFQ; this is encoded by the exons ATGGCCACTGTCATTCCTGGTGATTTGTCAGAAGTAAGAGATACCCAGAAAGTCCCTTCAGGGAAACGTAAGCGTGGTGAAACCAAACCAAGAAAAAACTTCCCTTGCCAACTGTGTGACAAGGCCTTTAACAGTGTTGAGAAATTAAAGGTTCACTCCTACTCTCACACAGGAGAGAGGCCCTACAAGTGCATACAACAAGACTGCACCAAGGCCTTTGTTTCTAAGTACAAATTACAAAG GCACATGGCCACTCATTCTCCTGAGAAAACCCACAAGTGTAATTATTGTGAGAAAATGTTCCACCGGAAAGACCACCTGAAGAACCACCTGCACACGCACGACCCTAACAAAGAGACGTTTAAGTGTGAAGAGTGTGGCAAGAACTACAACACCAAGCTCGGCTTCAAACGTCACCTGGCCCTGCACGCCGCCACCAGCGGTGACCTCACCTGCAAGGTCTGCCTGCAGACGTTCGAAAGCACAGGAGTGTTGCTTGAGCACCTCAAGTCTCACGCGGGCAAGTCGTCCGGCGGGGTCAAGGAGAAGAAGCACCAGTGTGAGCACTGCGACCGCCGCTTCTACACCCGGAAGGACGTCCGGAGACACATGGTGGTGCACACTGGAAGAAAGGACTTCCTCTGTCAGTACTGTGCACAGAGATTTGGGCGGAAGGATCACCTGACTCGCCACATGAAGAAGAGTCACAACCAAGAACTTCTGAAGGTCAAGACGGAACCGGTGGACTTTCTCGATCCATTCACCTGCAACGTTTCCGTGCCTATCAAAGACGAGCTCCTTCCGGTGATGTCCTTACCTTCCAGTGAACTGTTGTCAAAGCCATTCACAAACACTTTGCAGTTAAACCTCTACAACACTCCGTTTCAGTCCATGCAGAGCTCGGGACCCGCCCACCAGATGATCACAACTTTACCTTTGGGAATGACGTGCCCGATAGATATGGACGCTGTCCACCCTTCTCACCACCTTTCTTTCAAATACCCCTTCGGTTCTACCTCATACGCGATTTCGATTCCTGAAAAAGAACAGCCACTAAAGGGGGAAATTGAGAGTTACGTGATGGAGCTGCAAGGCGGCGTGCCCGCCTCATCCCAGGAGTCCCAGGCATCATCATCTAAACTGGGGCTGGATCCTCAGATCGGCTCCCTAGATGATGGCGCAGGGGACCTGTCCCTGTCAAAAAGCTCGATTTCCATCAGCGACCCCCTAAACACACCAGCCTTGGATTTTTCCCAGCTGTTTAATTTCATACCCTTAAACGGCCCTCCCTATAATCCTCTGTCGGTGGGGAGCCTCGGAATGAGCTATTCCCAAGAGGAAGCGCATTCTTCTGTGTCTCAGCTGCCCCCCCAGACCCCGGATCTTCAGGATCCCGCAAACACTATAGGTCTCGGCTCCCTGCACTCACTGTCCGCAGCGTTCACGAGCAGCTTTAGCACGAGCACCACGCTCCCGCGTTTCCATCAGGCTTTCCAGTAG
- the PLAG1 gene encoding zinc finger protein PLAG1 isoform X2 translates to MATHSPEKTHKCNYCEKMFHRKDHLKNHLHTHDPNKETFKCEECGKNYNTKLGFKRHLALHAATSGDLTCKVCLQTFESTGVLLEHLKSHAGKSSGGVKEKKHQCEHCDRRFYTRKDVRRHMVVHTGRKDFLCQYCAQRFGRKDHLTRHMKKSHNQELLKVKTEPVDFLDPFTCNVSVPIKDELLPVMSLPSSELLSKPFTNTLQLNLYNTPFQSMQSSGPAHQMITTLPLGMTCPIDMDAVHPSHHLSFKYPFGSTSYAISIPEKEQPLKGEIESYVMELQGGVPASSQESQASSSKLGLDPQIGSLDDGAGDLSLSKSSISISDPLNTPALDFSQLFNFIPLNGPPYNPLSVGSLGMSYSQEEAHSSVSQLPPQTPDLQDPANTIGLGSLHSLSAAFTSSFSTSTTLPRFHQAFQ, encoded by the coding sequence ATGGCCACTCATTCTCCTGAGAAAACCCACAAGTGTAATTATTGTGAGAAAATGTTCCACCGGAAAGACCACCTGAAGAACCACCTGCACACGCACGACCCTAACAAAGAGACGTTTAAGTGTGAAGAGTGTGGCAAGAACTACAACACCAAGCTCGGCTTCAAACGTCACCTGGCCCTGCACGCCGCCACCAGCGGTGACCTCACCTGCAAGGTCTGCCTGCAGACGTTCGAAAGCACAGGAGTGTTGCTTGAGCACCTCAAGTCTCACGCGGGCAAGTCGTCCGGCGGGGTCAAGGAGAAGAAGCACCAGTGTGAGCACTGCGACCGCCGCTTCTACACCCGGAAGGACGTCCGGAGACACATGGTGGTGCACACTGGAAGAAAGGACTTCCTCTGTCAGTACTGTGCACAGAGATTTGGGCGGAAGGATCACCTGACTCGCCACATGAAGAAGAGTCACAACCAAGAACTTCTGAAGGTCAAGACGGAACCGGTGGACTTTCTCGATCCATTCACCTGCAACGTTTCCGTGCCTATCAAAGACGAGCTCCTTCCGGTGATGTCCTTACCTTCCAGTGAACTGTTGTCAAAGCCATTCACAAACACTTTGCAGTTAAACCTCTACAACACTCCGTTTCAGTCCATGCAGAGCTCGGGACCCGCCCACCAGATGATCACAACTTTACCTTTGGGAATGACGTGCCCGATAGATATGGACGCTGTCCACCCTTCTCACCACCTTTCTTTCAAATACCCCTTCGGTTCTACCTCATACGCGATTTCGATTCCTGAAAAAGAACAGCCACTAAAGGGGGAAATTGAGAGTTACGTGATGGAGCTGCAAGGCGGCGTGCCCGCCTCATCCCAGGAGTCCCAGGCATCATCATCTAAACTGGGGCTGGATCCTCAGATCGGCTCCCTAGATGATGGCGCAGGGGACCTGTCCCTGTCAAAAAGCTCGATTTCCATCAGCGACCCCCTAAACACACCAGCCTTGGATTTTTCCCAGCTGTTTAATTTCATACCCTTAAACGGCCCTCCCTATAATCCTCTGTCGGTGGGGAGCCTCGGAATGAGCTATTCCCAAGAGGAAGCGCATTCTTCTGTGTCTCAGCTGCCCCCCCAGACCCCGGATCTTCAGGATCCCGCAAACACTATAGGTCTCGGCTCCCTGCACTCACTGTCCGCAGCGTTCACGAGCAGCTTTAGCACGAGCACCACGCTCCCGCGTTTCCATCAGGCTTTCCAGTAG